In Pedobacter sp. SL55, the following proteins share a genomic window:
- a CDS encoding Gfo/Idh/MocA family protein, whose translation MNRRNLLKTLTLSLGATVITSDLLAKVDKNTYRYKIKDNPLHKPIKKAVTAITLGAGNRGMVYGTYAENFPNDMKIVGVAEPIAFRNDRYAKIHSIPQENRFNTWEDVFKRPKFADAIVISTPDNLHYEPCMKALELGYDILLEKPIAPTEKECRDILALAKKKNRIVAVCHVLRYAPYFIKMKELIEKGAIGEVVSVQHFEPIEHIHMSHSYVRGNWHNSKETTPIILAKSCHDLDIIKWVINKPSKKIVAMGDLKWFRKENAPANSSDRCVTCNVERDCAYSAVKEYADRQTHFLSVLDVPDNIPNRREYILEKLKTSNYGRCVYRMDNDQPDHYVTSIQFGDSVTASFSMEAFTSYHGRRTRIMGSMGDLVGDMKELVHNDFRTRKETKFIPEAQDVKGYEDHGHGGGDWLLTRDFVNAVSQQDPKLLTSTIDDSIESHLMGFMAEKSRKKGKIMDIKV comes from the coding sequence ATGAACAGAAGAAATCTTTTAAAAACTTTAACGCTAAGCTTAGGAGCTACTGTGATCACTTCAGACCTTTTAGCAAAGGTTGATAAGAACACCTATCGCTATAAAATTAAGGACAACCCACTGCACAAGCCTATTAAAAAAGCAGTTACCGCAATTACCTTGGGTGCCGGAAACAGAGGGATGGTGTATGGTACTTATGCAGAGAATTTCCCTAATGATATGAAAATAGTTGGCGTGGCCGAACCAATTGCTTTCAGAAACGACAGGTATGCCAAAATCCATTCTATCCCACAAGAAAACAGGTTTAACACTTGGGAAGATGTTTTCAAACGTCCCAAATTTGCCGATGCCATAGTAATTTCTACGCCAGATAACCTGCACTACGAACCCTGCATGAAAGCATTAGAGCTTGGTTACGATATCCTTTTAGAAAAACCTATTGCGCCTACAGAAAAAGAATGCAGGGATATATTGGCTTTAGCTAAAAAGAAAAATAGAATTGTAGCGGTTTGCCACGTATTAAGATATGCTCCATATTTCATCAAAATGAAAGAATTGATAGAAAAAGGCGCTATTGGAGAAGTGGTAAGTGTACAGCATTTCGAACCAATTGAGCATATCCACATGTCGCACTCATACGTTCGTGGAAATTGGCACAATTCTAAAGAAACTACGCCTATCATCCTGGCTAAATCTTGCCACGATTTAGACATCATTAAATGGGTAATTAACAAGCCAAGCAAAAAAATAGTTGCCATGGGCGATTTAAAATGGTTTCGTAAAGAAAATGCACCTGCAAACAGTAGCGACAGATGCGTAACTTGTAACGTAGAACGCGATTGTGCTTATTCTGCTGTTAAAGAATATGCAGATAGACAAACCCACTTCTTATCTGTTTTAGATGTACCAGATAACATTCCAAACCGCAGAGAATACATCCTCGAAAAACTAAAAACCAGCAATTATGGACGTTGCGTTTACCGTATGGATAACGATCAGCCAGATCATTATGTAACAAGTATACAGTTTGGAGATAGTGTAACGGCAAGTTTCTCTATGGAAGCCTTTACCTCTTATCATGGCAGACGTACCAGAATTATGGGCTCTATGGGAGATTTGGTTGGCGATATGAAAGAATTGGTACACAACGATTTTAGAACCAGAAAAGAAACCAAGTTTATACCAGAAGCACAAGATGTAAAAGGCTACGAAGATCATGGTCATGGTGGCGGAGATTGGCTACTTACCAGAGATTTTGTAAATGCGGTAAGCCAACAAGATCCTAAACTTTTAACTTCTACTATAGATGATTCTATTGAAAGCCACCTAATGGGCTTTATGGCCGAAAAGAGCCGTAAAAAAGGCAAAATAATGGACATAAAGGTTTAA
- a CDS encoding Nramp family divalent metal transporter, whose product METTSKSNSFLRKTLSILGPGIITAALIFGPSKMTITSKMGADYGFSLLWIIVVAIFFMSIYANMSSRIGMAADESLLTLIRKKYGKTSSLFIGVGIFLVATSFQAGNATGVSLSISEATGTDPKIWIIVFNLIGISLLFFRSFYLIFEKLMLALIILMLFAFLTTVVMSPPSISNLGQGIIPSFPEGSLGLIIAFTASCFSIVGAFYQSYLVQTRKKLSTNHTSKETLMGSQVGIIILGIMSAAVLICAANTLYPQHIKVNSASEMGKALEPLLGSSSKALFFIGLFGASFSSLIGNAVLGGSLLGDTFQYGNNLNHKMVKMFISLVMIFGGLIALIFGKLPLELIVFAQSITIFLVPFIGVAIFMIANDRKIMKEHVNKPITKVWGALGLLLLIGLAISNLITPTKIINT is encoded by the coding sequence ATGGAAACCACTAGCAAAAGCAATAGCTTTTTAAGAAAAACCCTCTCCATTCTTGGGCCGGGCATTATTACGGCAGCACTAATTTTTGGTCCGAGTAAAATGACCATTACCTCAAAAATGGGTGCAGATTACGGCTTTAGCTTACTCTGGATCATTGTGGTGGCTATATTTTTTATGTCAATTTATGCCAATATGTCTTCGAGAATTGGCATGGCCGCAGACGAGAGCTTGTTAACCTTAATTAGAAAAAAGTATGGCAAAACCTCTTCTTTGTTTATTGGCGTTGGCATTTTTCTGGTTGCTACCTCGTTTCAAGCTGGTAATGCAACTGGTGTATCTCTATCTATTTCGGAAGCGACTGGCACAGATCCAAAAATTTGGATTATAGTTTTCAATTTAATAGGCATTTCGCTGCTTTTTTTTCGTTCGTTCTATCTCATTTTCGAGAAACTGATGCTAGCACTAATTATCTTGATGCTATTTGCATTTCTCACTACGGTGGTCATGTCTCCCCCATCTATTAGCAATTTGGGTCAAGGTATAATACCCAGTTTTCCAGAAGGATCTTTAGGTTTGATTATAGCATTTACAGCCTCTTGTTTCTCTATTGTTGGCGCATTTTATCAGAGTTATTTGGTACAAACCAGAAAAAAATTATCAACCAACCATACGTCAAAAGAAACACTCATGGGAAGCCAAGTTGGCATCATTATATTAGGAATAATGAGTGCTGCCGTTCTTATTTGTGCGGCCAACACGCTTTATCCCCAACATATCAAAGTAAATTCGGCTTCAGAAATGGGTAAAGCATTAGAGCCTCTGCTAGGTTCAAGCTCAAAGGCATTGTTTTTCATAGGCCTTTTTGGAGCTTCTTTTTCTTCTTTAATTGGTAATGCAGTTTTAGGCGGCTCTTTACTTGGCGATACTTTTCAATACGGCAACAACCTTAACCATAAAATGGTTAAAATGTTCATTTCGTTAGTAATGATATTCGGAGGGCTTATTGCCTTAATATTTGGAAAACTGCCCCTGGAGCTCATTGTATTTGCCCAAAGCATTACCATTTTTCTAGTACCCTTTATTGGCGTAGCCATATTCATGATTGCTAACGATAGAAAGATCATGAAAGAACACGTAAACAAACCTATAACCAAAGTTTGGGGTGCATTAGGCCTACTCCTACTAATTGGATTAGCCATCAGCAACCTTATCACCCCTACTAAAATAATCAACACATGA
- a CDS encoding dihydrodipicolinate synthase family protein yields the protein MNKLSKELKAHLMQGTVIPAHPLALNEDRTLDEAHQRLLTQYYMSSGAGGIAIAVHSTQFEIRNPEVNLFEKVIELASEEIAKAKLDRPFLKVCGICGPTTQAVNEAKLAVKHGYHMGLLSMGGLQAWTEEDILERVRQVAQIIPVFGFYLQPSVGGRIFSYDFWANFVEIENVEAIKCASFNRYQTLDVMRALANSSRRDEVAMYTGNDDNIVNDLLTTYRFPTPQGQTEINFRGGLLGHWAVWTQKAVELLEKIKQHKLNPTAAVADELLSHNIAVTDSNAALFDPSHDFHGCISGIHEVLRRQGLMKGIWCISDKETLSPGQSEEIDRIYRDYPQLNDDEFVKTFLKEKSN from the coding sequence ATGAACAAATTATCAAAAGAGCTAAAAGCACACCTAATGCAGGGTACGGTAATACCCGCACATCCTTTAGCCCTAAACGAAGACAGAACCTTAGACGAAGCTCATCAACGTTTATTGACACAATATTACATGAGCTCGGGTGCTGGTGGCATTGCTATAGCCGTGCACTCTACTCAGTTTGAAATTAGAAATCCTGAGGTAAATTTATTTGAAAAAGTAATTGAATTAGCCAGTGAGGAAATTGCGAAAGCGAAATTAGACAGGCCTTTCCTTAAAGTTTGCGGCATTTGCGGACCAACAACACAAGCGGTTAACGAAGCTAAATTAGCGGTTAAACATGGTTACCACATGGGCTTGCTAAGTATGGGCGGACTACAAGCTTGGACAGAAGAAGACATTTTAGAACGTGTGCGCCAAGTAGCTCAGATTATCCCAGTTTTTGGTTTTTATTTACAACCATCTGTAGGTGGCAGAATTTTTTCTTATGATTTTTGGGCGAATTTTGTAGAAATTGAGAATGTGGAAGCAATCAAATGTGCTTCTTTCAACAGATACCAAACCTTAGATGTAATGCGTGCTTTAGCTAACTCTAGCAGAAGAGATGAAGTAGCCATGTACACAGGCAATGATGACAACATTGTGAACGATTTGCTAACCACCTACCGCTTCCCTACCCCACAAGGGCAGACAGAAATCAATTTCAGAGGTGGGCTTTTAGGCCATTGGGCAGTATGGACACAGAAAGCAGTAGAACTGTTAGAGAAAATTAAACAGCACAAACTTAATCCCACTGCAGCAGTAGCTGATGAATTATTGAGCCACAACATTGCAGTAACCGATAGTAATGCCGCTTTATTTGATCCTTCGCATGATTTTCATGGTTGCATTTCTGGCATTCACGAGGTATTACGCCGACAAGGATTGATGAAAGGAATTTGGTGCATCAGTGATAAAGAAACACTTTCGCCAGGACAAAGCGAAGAGATAGACCGTATCTATAGAGATTACCCACAACTAAATGACGATGAGTTTGTAAAAACGTTCTTGAAAGAAAAGTCTAACTAA
- a CDS encoding PQQ-dependent sugar dehydrogenase, with the protein MKQLFIIYIMLAIFSCKRKEEHTLNTVALANSKLALSLLADSLEVPWDLQYDKTNNYIIFSEIKGSIKKIDLSNNSVQLIKTIPNVFQQRTTGLLGMAIYQPREDEQYLFVSYTTKTDDKIYSNLYRYKYKNGSIENPKLLLQIPGNTGHNGARIIIGNDGKIYWATGDAAIDANAQDVTRLNGKILRINIDGSIPKDNPMPNSYVYAWGFRNMQGLTLGANGLIYTSEHGDAVEDEVNLIQPLHNYGWPLIEGKNAPKKETDSMKAVSFTAPIQSWTPVIAPAGIAYYGNTKIPEWRNSLILTTLKSQSLRILKLSEDGQKVIEEYTLFKNLLGRLRSVLVLPNGDVYFCSSNRDWNPQKGFPKKDDDKIFRLSLTDKAAGTILQAVKTETAVATAEVSGKILYEILLRFLP; encoded by the coding sequence ATGAAACAACTGTTTATAATATATATTATGCTTGCTATCTTCTCGTGCAAACGAAAAGAAGAACATACTTTAAATACTGTAGCGCTAGCAAATTCAAAGCTTGCACTTTCGTTATTAGCAGATAGCTTAGAGGTACCTTGGGATCTTCAGTACGATAAAACCAACAATTACATTATTTTTTCAGAAATTAAAGGAAGTATAAAAAAAATAGACCTGAGCAATAACAGTGTTCAGTTAATCAAAACCATTCCTAATGTTTTTCAACAGCGCACTACTGGTTTGCTTGGAATGGCAATTTACCAACCACGGGAGGACGAACAATATTTATTTGTTTCTTACACCACCAAAACCGATGATAAAATCTATTCTAATTTATACAGATATAAATACAAGAATGGCTCGATAGAAAACCCGAAGCTGCTCTTACAGATACCAGGAAACACCGGACATAATGGTGCTAGAATAATTATTGGCAACGATGGCAAAATTTACTGGGCAACAGGCGATGCAGCAATAGACGCAAATGCACAAGATGTAACTAGGTTAAATGGCAAAATTCTTCGTATCAATATAGACGGAAGTATCCCAAAAGACAATCCTATGCCTAATAGTTATGTGTATGCCTGGGGCTTTAGAAATATGCAAGGTTTAACGCTTGGCGCAAACGGATTGATCTACACTTCGGAGCATGGCGATGCCGTGGAAGACGAAGTTAACCTAATACAACCATTGCATAACTATGGCTGGCCATTAATAGAAGGCAAAAATGCTCCAAAAAAGGAAACGGACAGTATGAAAGCTGTGTCATTTACTGCACCAATTCAATCTTGGACACCAGTAATTGCGCCAGCCGGCATTGCTTATTATGGCAACACCAAAATACCAGAATGGAGAAACAGCCTGATTTTAACTACACTAAAAAGCCAATCATTGCGTATTCTAAAACTTTCTGAAGATGGACAAAAAGTAATTGAAGAATATACTTTGTTCAAAAACTTATTGGGCAGATTACGTTCTGTACTGGTTTTGCCAAATGGCGACGTTTACTTTTGTTCTAGCAATAGAGACTGGAATCCTCAAAAAGGCTTTCCAAAAAAAGACGACGATAAAATCTTTAGACTAAGCTTAACCGATAAAGCCGCAGGTACTATTTTGCAAGCAGTTAAAACTGAGACAGCAGTAGCTACAGCCGAAGTTTCGGGAAAAATACTTTACGAGATCTTATTGCGCTTCTTGCCATAA
- a CDS encoding DUF1266 domain-containing protein: MNSNIYFIIGGVAVLFIIYTVVLQNMMKKRKQKQLEDFNRNHSGNPLKEQQKRLLTFGAILFYHRMEKILGFVPEQGIDQYTYGLKNQWEISSSQDARETLDNLLALRRSTEFQPLLNQPSSDIVKIQKKIAKELGVELAVVEQTTSAYGWDICRAVSLAKWCFWCGYLTEAEVWDYIEKAASIAGQQGRDWTDYTVSFLLGRTIQGFDLDDVAVEAKMVLHSQNPTFGKTEDIDVYKRYSFK, encoded by the coding sequence ATGAACTCAAACATCTATTTCATTATTGGAGGGGTAGCCGTCTTATTTATCATTTACACGGTTGTTTTGCAGAACATGATGAAGAAAAGGAAGCAAAAACAATTGGAAGATTTTAATCGTAATCATTCTGGAAATCCGTTAAAAGAGCAACAAAAACGTTTGTTAACTTTTGGAGCGATCTTATTCTATCATCGTATGGAAAAGATTTTAGGATTTGTACCAGAGCAAGGCATTGATCAGTATACCTATGGGTTAAAAAACCAATGGGAAATTTCTAGCTCGCAAGATGCTAGAGAAACTTTAGATAATTTGTTGGCACTTAGACGAAGTACGGAGTTTCAGCCACTTTTAAACCAACCGTCTTCAGATATCGTTAAAATTCAAAAGAAAATTGCCAAAGAGTTAGGTGTTGAACTTGCTGTTGTAGAGCAAACTACCTCTGCTTACGGTTGGGATATTTGCCGTGCTGTTTCTTTAGCTAAGTGGTGCTTTTGGTGTGGGTATTTAACAGAAGCCGAAGTATGGGATTATATAGAAAAAGCAGCTTCAATTGCCGGCCAGCAAGGTAGAGATTGGACTGATTATACCGTTTCATTCCTGTTGGGAAGAACTATCCAAGGCTTCGATTTGGACGATGTAGCTGTAGAAGCGAAAATGGTTTTACATAGTCAAAATCCAACCTTTGGCAAAACAGAAGACATTGATGTTTACAAAAGGTATTCTTTTAAATAA
- a CDS encoding NAD-dependent epimerase/dehydratase family protein: MKLNLKEFETQLLAPSAALIEDIKKIDGDIMFLGIGGKMGPSMAILTIRALKAAGIEKNVIGVSRFSSGALKEELENEGIQTISCDLLNEEDLKKLPQVPNIIYLAGHKFGTKGNEDFTWAMNAYLPGLVSSHFKNSKIVAFSSGNVLPFVSLKEGGVSEEQSPEPIGEYAQSCVGRERIFEYFSKKNNTPMLIYRLNYAVDFRYGVLIEIAKAVNTGKPVDLTTQNVNVIWQGDANEIAIRSLLHCSSPAKILNVTGPEILSTKWIAEQFGLLLNKTPQFTGSGADTALLNNASECHRLFGYPRTTIREAIEHTANWILNGGELWNKDTHFQERGGKF, translated from the coding sequence ATGAAACTGAATTTAAAAGAATTTGAAACGCAACTCTTAGCGCCCTCAGCTGCATTAATTGAAGACATCAAAAAAATAGATGGCGATATAATGTTTTTGGGCATCGGCGGAAAAATGGGACCTAGTATGGCTATTTTAACCATTAGAGCTTTAAAAGCTGCCGGAATTGAGAAAAATGTAATTGGTGTATCTAGGTTTTCTTCTGGAGCATTAAAGGAGGAGCTAGAAAACGAAGGCATCCAAACCATTTCCTGCGATTTACTGAACGAAGAAGATTTGAAGAAACTTCCGCAAGTGCCTAATATCATTTACCTAGCGGGACATAAATTTGGAACTAAAGGTAACGAAGATTTCACCTGGGCAATGAATGCTTATCTTCCTGGCCTAGTTTCATCGCATTTCAAAAATTCTAAAATTGTTGCTTTCTCTTCTGGAAATGTATTGCCATTTGTAAGCCTCAAAGAAGGCGGTGTATCTGAGGAGCAATCTCCAGAACCCATTGGCGAATATGCGCAATCTTGTGTGGGTAGGGAAAGGATTTTCGAATACTTTTCTAAAAAGAACAATACCCCGATGTTAATTTACAGGCTAAATTATGCTGTTGATTTTAGATATGGCGTATTGATAGAGATTGCCAAAGCTGTAAATACCGGAAAGCCTGTAGACCTTACCACACAAAACGTTAACGTAATTTGGCAGGGCGATGCCAACGAAATCGCCATAAGGTCTTTACTACACTGTAGTAGTCCTGCTAAAATTTTAAATGTTACCGGGCCAGAAATTTTATCTACCAAATGGATAGCAGAACAGTTTGGTTTGCTGTTGAATAAAACACCGCAGTTTACTGGATCAGGTGCCGATACCGCTTTGTTAAACAACGCATCAGAATGTCATCGATTATTTGGCTACCCTAGAACTACCATTAGAGAAGCTATTGAACATACCGCCAACTGGATTTTAAACGGCGGCGAACTTTGGAATAAAGACACTCATTTCCAAGAGAGAGGAGGAAAATTTTAA
- a CDS encoding SusC/RagA family TonB-linked outer membrane protein: protein MLKSRYFLLLCASYPGFNYASDIGRTYSYESEHVLFTDITYVAPKVLLQKTVVGFVKDEQGLPLPGVEVRNLNTSIVAVTDGDGKFQIKAAETDQIQFRLIGFSAITLSPKEAASVVMKAELSKLNEVVVVGYGAQKKANIVGAVASAKFDETISSRGLSNASSALQGLLPGLAVTQSSGMVGNNAAELLIRGLGTVNNAGPLVIVDGMPDVNMNRVNVNDIESVSVLKDASAAAVYGSRAANGVILITTKSGKRNTKPSISFNNSLSLVSPTANVNFVNNYAKALTATQVAQSANTLPNAFNFKNGTIDQWLALSMIDPKRYPSTNWWDVVLRDGLAQNYNISVNGGSENSNYYLSVGALDERGIQIENNFKRYNLAFNMDTKIVEKLTSGIRFAGNWSAFKYNYTEGMTANGASGLDLFSAPAGILPYDPVTGYYGGAMAYNESSQASNMYADYMVRNRNNMDQKQANLNGYLEWKPVSGLTANVNYALSYNNRFDWRADMPTQAYNFQTDAWGPRIYVGNNEPIYNTDRENFKTQLNASLGYDKTFGKSHVFSAKVIYSEEFWKDRYLAASRGTRLNPNIFEIDGALNDVQTTGGSSEMEGLRSYIGRLGYTFKDRYILEGTFRADGSSKFLPGDQYGYFPAGAFGWRLSEEEFIKPFFEKIKINSAKFRVSYGSLGNNSGVGRYEQQELLTAGHYFIDGAAVVGLTNKKFINYALTWEKTNIFNVGFDVSMLNNKLLVELDYYDRKTIGMNRSSDLSTHLLGVYIAPRRNIGDMLNQGFEANLTWNDKKGDFRYMVNLNYSTNRNTLLSWSETLQRGSLFVNMPYNFVYAFESMGIAQTWEDVYKATPQGAAPGDILIKDLNGDGRIDANDRKAYPNYQLGRPTSNYALRGSASWKGFDMAILLQGSYGRKEFWMNRVNSSFLGTSAQAVTDEQLNQTWNLDNRGAEYPRLLPSGLGSTSTNNYVSIFLVARFIIPKVKKRAVGLYV, encoded by the coding sequence ATGCTGAAGTCTCGGTATTTCTTGTTGCTTTGTGCTAGTTATCCTGGTTTTAATTATGCCAGCGATATTGGTCGGACTTATTCTTACGAAAGTGAACATGTTTTGTTTACTGATATTACGTATGTAGCTCCAAAAGTCTTGTTGCAAAAAACTGTCGTCGGTTTTGTGAAAGACGAACAAGGACTGCCTTTGCCAGGAGTTGAGGTGCGTAATTTGAACACCTCGATTGTAGCAGTCACGGACGGCGATGGTAAATTCCAGATTAAAGCAGCTGAAACTGATCAAATTCAGTTTAGGCTGATTGGATTTTCTGCGATAACGCTAAGCCCCAAAGAAGCTGCTTCGGTGGTAATGAAAGCTGAGCTGAGTAAGCTTAACGAAGTGGTGGTGGTAGGTTATGGTGCGCAGAAAAAGGCAAATATTGTTGGTGCAGTTGCTTCGGCCAAATTTGACGAAACCATAAGTAGTAGAGGGCTTTCCAATGCATCTTCGGCTTTGCAAGGCTTGCTGCCAGGTTTAGCGGTTACCCAAAGTTCGGGTATGGTAGGTAATAATGCAGCAGAGCTTTTAATTAGGGGGTTGGGAACGGTAAACAACGCCGGGCCCTTAGTGATAGTAGATGGTATGCCCGATGTAAATATGAATAGGGTAAACGTAAACGATATTGAAAGTGTTTCGGTACTTAAAGATGCTTCTGCCGCCGCAGTTTATGGATCTAGAGCGGCAAATGGTGTGATATTGATCACTACAAAATCTGGTAAACGTAACACAAAGCCAAGTATTAGCTTTAATAACAGCTTATCGTTAGTTAGTCCAACGGCTAATGTAAATTTTGTAAATAATTACGCAAAAGCACTAACGGCCACACAGGTTGCGCAATCGGCTAATACTTTGCCTAACGCATTTAATTTTAAAAATGGAACCATAGATCAATGGTTGGCTTTGAGTATGATTGATCCTAAAAGATATCCAAGTACCAATTGGTGGGATGTAGTTTTGAGAGATGGTTTAGCACAGAATTATAATATTTCCGTTAATGGTGGTAGCGAGAATAGCAATTACTATTTATCGGTAGGTGCTTTAGATGAGCGAGGCATACAAATAGAAAATAACTTTAAGCGTTACAATTTGGCGTTCAATATGGATACCAAGATTGTTGAAAAACTAACTTCGGGTATTAGGTTTGCTGGCAACTGGTCTGCTTTTAAGTATAACTACACCGAGGGCATGACAGCAAATGGTGCTAGTGGTCTAGATCTTTTTTCTGCACCCGCAGGTATCTTGCCTTATGATCCAGTTACGGGCTATTATGGAGGCGCAATGGCCTACAATGAAAGTTCTCAAGCTTCGAACATGTATGCAGATTATATGGTTAGAAACAGAAACAATATGGACCAAAAGCAGGCTAATTTAAACGGATATTTAGAGTGGAAGCCAGTTTCTGGGCTAACCGCAAACGTGAACTATGCACTGAGCTATAACAACAGGTTCGATTGGAGGGCTGATATGCCTACACAGGCCTATAATTTTCAAACAGATGCCTGGGGGCCTAGAATTTACGTAGGTAATAACGAACCTATCTACAATACAGACCGCGAAAATTTTAAAACGCAGCTTAATGCCAGTTTGGGTTATGATAAAACTTTCGGTAAATCACATGTGTTTTCGGCAAAAGTAATTTACAGTGAAGAGTTTTGGAAGGATAGATATCTTGCCGCTAGTAGGGGTACGCGTTTAAATCCAAATATTTTTGAAATAGATGGGGCCTTAAATGATGTTCAAACCACCGGAGGTAGTTCAGAAATGGAAGGCTTGAGGTCATACATTGGACGTTTGGGTTACACTTTTAAAGACAGGTACATTTTGGAAGGTACGTTCAGGGCTGATGGTTCTTCTAAATTTTTACCCGGAGACCAGTATGGCTACTTCCCAGCTGGAGCGTTTGGATGGCGTTTATCAGAAGAAGAATTTATTAAACCATTCTTTGAAAAAATTAAAATTAACTCGGCCAAATTTAGGGTTTCTTATGGTAGCTTGGGTAACAACTCTGGAGTTGGAAGATATGAGCAACAAGAATTACTTACAGCTGGTCATTATTTTATAGATGGTGCGGCGGTGGTTGGTTTAACCAATAAGAAATTTATCAATTACGCTCTTACTTGGGAAAAAACAAACATCTTTAACGTAGGTTTTGATGTGTCTATGCTAAATAATAAGCTCTTGGTAGAGTTAGATTATTATGATAGAAAAACGATAGGCATGAACAGGTCATCTGATTTATCTACACACCTACTGGGCGTTTATATCGCTCCCAGAAGAAATATTGGGGATATGCTTAACCAAGGTTTCGAAGCCAATTTAACATGGAATGATAAAAAAGGCGATTTCAGGTACATGGTTAACTTAAACTATTCTACCAACAGAAATACTTTATTGTCTTGGAGTGAGACTTTACAAAGAGGTTCCTTGTTTGTAAACATGCCTTATAATTTCGTTTATGCTTTCGAATCGATGGGGATTGCACAAACTTGGGAAGATGTTTATAAAGCAACGCCACAAGGTGCAGCGCCTGGAGATATCTTAATTAAGGATTTAAATGGCGATGGTAGAATTGATGCCAATGATAGAAAAGCTTATCCTAACTATCAGTTAGGTCGCCCTACCTCTAACTATGCTTTAAGGGGTTCAGCTTCTTGGAAAGGTTTTGATATGGCCATTTTATTGCAAGGATCTTATGGTAGAAAAGAGTTTTGGATGAATAGGGTAAACAGTTCGTTCCTAGGTACATCTGCACAAGCGGTTACCGATGAACAGTTGAATCAAACCTGGAACTTAGATAATAGAGGTGCCGAGTATCCTAGGCTGTTGCCTAGCGGATTGGGCTCCACAAGTACCAATAATTATGTAAGTATTTTTTTGGTTGCAAGATTTATCATACCTAAGGTTAAAAAACGTGCAGTTGGGTTATACGTTTAA
- a CDS encoding c-type cytochrome → MGTFPPLEKSATVNGDIKTLVQIISKGLKNKSIAGVKYDAPMPAFSFLKDEEATAIINYVRTNFKNQASTITINQFKQTK, encoded by the coding sequence ATTGGCACTTTCCCTCCTCTAGAAAAATCGGCCACAGTAAATGGCGATATAAAAACTTTAGTCCAAATCATTTCTAAGGGATTAAAAAACAAAAGCATTGCTGGCGTAAAGTACGATGCACCAATGCCAGCTTTTTCATTTTTAAAAGACGAAGAGGCTACTGCCATTATCAACTATGTTAGAACCAATTTTAAGAACCAAGCTTCTACCATAACCATAAACCAATTTAAACAAACTAAATAA